One genomic window of Coffea eugenioides isolate CCC68of chromosome 1, Ceug_1.0, whole genome shotgun sequence includes the following:
- the LOC113750153 gene encoding phytochromobilin:ferredoxin oxidoreductase, chloroplastic isoform X3, with protein MSLSFPLYLNPSFCCNYQFVPPKSCSSSIRKSGEGGSSSSRAGSMKEASAVSYKKFIDFALEETKVHTHLAPSPLQKKFNSLTSMDGRTELQMLSFEAPKVRLLRCLSIEGNDGMEVLDFAVFPKPEFDLPIFCANFFTAASTNIVVLDLNPLHAVTDRDDYKEKYYRHLIPLGLKYAELLPWGGKITSESLRFFSPIVVWTKFSSSQNYYDVLFSAFKDYYKAWLELMEQATEEIDTSEIVSNREAQHRYLMWRAEKDPGHRLLRRLVGEALAEEILRSFLFNGVQELGSKTFLDYFPEYRSDNGTINEKRSMIGKSFENRPWDTEGNFLGNSLR; from the exons ATGTCTTTAAGCTTTCCTCTTTACCTGAATCCCAGCTT CTGTTGTAATTATCAATTTGTGCCACCAAAAAGTTGTAGCAGTAGCATTAGGAAGAGTGGAGAAGgcggcagcagcagcagcagggCTGGGAGTATGAAGGAAGCCTCTGCTGTTTCTTACAAGAAGTTCATTGATTTTGCTCTGGAGGAAACCAAAGTCCATACCCATTTGGCTCCTTCTCCACTGCAG AAGAAATTCAATTCCTTAACGAGTATGGACGGGCGAACTGAACTCCAAATGCTCTCATTTGAAGCACCTAAAGTTCGACTTCTCCGTTGTTTGTCAATTGAAGGGAATGACGGCATGGAG GTTTTGGATTTTGCGGTGTTCCCTAAGCCAGAATTTGATCTTCCTATATTTTGTGCCAACTTTTTTACAGCTGCTAGCACAAACATAGTTGTATT GGACCTCAATCCCTTGCATGCTGTCACAGATCGGGATGACTACAAGGAGAAGTATTACAGACACTTGATTCCTCTTGGCTTAAAGTATGCTGAG CTTTTACCCTGGGGTGGAAAGATTACCAGTGAATCTTTGAGGTTTTTCTCACCAATAGTAGTATGGACAAAGTTTTCTTCAAGCCAAAACTATTATGATGTTTTATTTTCTGCATTCAAGGATTACTATAAG GCGTGGCTTGAGTTGATGGAGCAAGCAACTGAAGAGATTGATACTTCTGAAATTGTTTCCAACCGTGAGGCACAGCATAGGTATCTCATGTGGAGGGCAGAAAAG GATCCTGGGCATCGACTTCTGAGAAGACTGGTTGGGGAAGCTCTTGCAGAg GAAATACTAAGGAGCTTCCTCTTTAATGGAGTTCAAGAGCTAGGGAGCAAAACATTTTTGGATTACTTTCCTGAGTACAGGAGTGACAACGGGACCATAAACGAGAAGCGAAGCATGATTGGAAAATCGTTTGAAAATCGACCCTGGGATACTGAAGGCAACTTTCTTGGAAACAGTCTTAGATG A
- the LOC113750153 gene encoding phytochromobilin:ferredoxin oxidoreductase, chloroplastic isoform X2: MSLSFPLYLNPSFCCNYQFVPPKSCSSSIRKSGEGGSSSSRAGSMKEASAVSYKKFIDFALEETKVHTHLAPSPLQKFNSLTSMDGRTELQMLSFEAPKVRLLRCLSIEGNDGMEVLDFAVFPKPEFDLPIFCANFFTAASTNIVVLDLNPLHAVTDRDDYKEKYYRHLIPLGLKYAELLPWGGKITSESLRFFSPIVVWTKFSSSQNYYDVLFSAFKDYYKAWLELMEQATEEIDTSEIVSNREAQHRYLMWRAEKDPGHRLLRRLVGEALAEEILRSFLFNGVQELGSKTFLDYFPEYRSDNGTINEKRSMIGKSFENRPWDTEGNFLGNSLRWIMAVN; the protein is encoded by the exons ATGTCTTTAAGCTTTCCTCTTTACCTGAATCCCAGCTT CTGTTGTAATTATCAATTTGTGCCACCAAAAAGTTGTAGCAGTAGCATTAGGAAGAGTGGAGAAGgcggcagcagcagcagcagggCTGGGAGTATGAAGGAAGCCTCTGCTGTTTCTTACAAGAAGTTCATTGATTTTGCTCTGGAGGAAACCAAAGTCCATACCCATTTGGCTCCTTCTCCACTGCAG AAATTCAATTCCTTAACGAGTATGGACGGGCGAACTGAACTCCAAATGCTCTCATTTGAAGCACCTAAAGTTCGACTTCTCCGTTGTTTGTCAATTGAAGGGAATGACGGCATGGAG GTTTTGGATTTTGCGGTGTTCCCTAAGCCAGAATTTGATCTTCCTATATTTTGTGCCAACTTTTTTACAGCTGCTAGCACAAACATAGTTGTATT GGACCTCAATCCCTTGCATGCTGTCACAGATCGGGATGACTACAAGGAGAAGTATTACAGACACTTGATTCCTCTTGGCTTAAAGTATGCTGAG CTTTTACCCTGGGGTGGAAAGATTACCAGTGAATCTTTGAGGTTTTTCTCACCAATAGTAGTATGGACAAAGTTTTCTTCAAGCCAAAACTATTATGATGTTTTATTTTCTGCATTCAAGGATTACTATAAG GCGTGGCTTGAGTTGATGGAGCAAGCAACTGAAGAGATTGATACTTCTGAAATTGTTTCCAACCGTGAGGCACAGCATAGGTATCTCATGTGGAGGGCAGAAAAG GATCCTGGGCATCGACTTCTGAGAAGACTGGTTGGGGAAGCTCTTGCAGAg GAAATACTAAGGAGCTTCCTCTTTAATGGAGTTCAAGAGCTAGGGAGCAAAACATTTTTGGATTACTTTCCTGAGTACAGGAGTGACAACGGGACCATAAACGAGAAGCGAAGCATGATTGGAAAATCGTTTGAAAATCGACCCTGGGATACTGAAGGCAACTTTCTTGGAAACAGTCTTAGATG GATTATGGCAGTCAATTGA
- the LOC113750153 gene encoding phytochromobilin:ferredoxin oxidoreductase, chloroplastic isoform X1, with amino-acid sequence MSLSFPLYLNPSFCCNYQFVPPKSCSSSIRKSGEGGSSSSRAGSMKEASAVSYKKFIDFALEETKVHTHLAPSPLQKKFNSLTSMDGRTELQMLSFEAPKVRLLRCLSIEGNDGMEVLDFAVFPKPEFDLPIFCANFFTAASTNIVVLDLNPLHAVTDRDDYKEKYYRHLIPLGLKYAELLPWGGKITSESLRFFSPIVVWTKFSSSQNYYDVLFSAFKDYYKAWLELMEQATEEIDTSEIVSNREAQHRYLMWRAEKDPGHRLLRRLVGEALAEEILRSFLFNGVQELGSKTFLDYFPEYRSDNGTINEKRSMIGKSFENRPWDTEGNFLGNSLRWIMAVN; translated from the exons ATGTCTTTAAGCTTTCCTCTTTACCTGAATCCCAGCTT CTGTTGTAATTATCAATTTGTGCCACCAAAAAGTTGTAGCAGTAGCATTAGGAAGAGTGGAGAAGgcggcagcagcagcagcagggCTGGGAGTATGAAGGAAGCCTCTGCTGTTTCTTACAAGAAGTTCATTGATTTTGCTCTGGAGGAAACCAAAGTCCATACCCATTTGGCTCCTTCTCCACTGCAG AAGAAATTCAATTCCTTAACGAGTATGGACGGGCGAACTGAACTCCAAATGCTCTCATTTGAAGCACCTAAAGTTCGACTTCTCCGTTGTTTGTCAATTGAAGGGAATGACGGCATGGAG GTTTTGGATTTTGCGGTGTTCCCTAAGCCAGAATTTGATCTTCCTATATTTTGTGCCAACTTTTTTACAGCTGCTAGCACAAACATAGTTGTATT GGACCTCAATCCCTTGCATGCTGTCACAGATCGGGATGACTACAAGGAGAAGTATTACAGACACTTGATTCCTCTTGGCTTAAAGTATGCTGAG CTTTTACCCTGGGGTGGAAAGATTACCAGTGAATCTTTGAGGTTTTTCTCACCAATAGTAGTATGGACAAAGTTTTCTTCAAGCCAAAACTATTATGATGTTTTATTTTCTGCATTCAAGGATTACTATAAG GCGTGGCTTGAGTTGATGGAGCAAGCAACTGAAGAGATTGATACTTCTGAAATTGTTTCCAACCGTGAGGCACAGCATAGGTATCTCATGTGGAGGGCAGAAAAG GATCCTGGGCATCGACTTCTGAGAAGACTGGTTGGGGAAGCTCTTGCAGAg GAAATACTAAGGAGCTTCCTCTTTAATGGAGTTCAAGAGCTAGGGAGCAAAACATTTTTGGATTACTTTCCTGAGTACAGGAGTGACAACGGGACCATAAACGAGAAGCGAAGCATGATTGGAAAATCGTTTGAAAATCGACCCTGGGATACTGAAGGCAACTTTCTTGGAAACAGTCTTAGATG GATTATGGCAGTCAATTGA
- the LOC113750153 gene encoding phytochromobilin:ferredoxin oxidoreductase, chloroplastic isoform X5 — MSLSFPLYLNPSFSSIRKSGEGGSSSSRAGSMKEASAVSYKKFIDFALEETKVHTHLAPSPLQKKFNSLTSMDGRTELQMLSFEAPKVRLLRCLSIEGNDGMEVLDFAVFPKPEFDLPIFCANFFTAASTNIVVLDLNPLHAVTDRDDYKEKYYRHLIPLGLKYAELLPWGGKITSESLRFFSPIVVWTKFSSSQNYYDVLFSAFKDYYKAWLELMEQATEEIDTSEIVSNREAQHRYLMWRAEKDPGHRLLRRLVGEALAEEILRSFLFNGVQELGSKTFLDYFPEYRSDNGTINEKRSMIGKSFENRPWDTEGNFLGNSLRWIMAVN; from the exons ATGTCTTTAAGCTTTCCTCTTTACCTGAATCCCAGCTT CAGTAGCATTAGGAAGAGTGGAGAAGgcggcagcagcagcagcagggCTGGGAGTATGAAGGAAGCCTCTGCTGTTTCTTACAAGAAGTTCATTGATTTTGCTCTGGAGGAAACCAAAGTCCATACCCATTTGGCTCCTTCTCCACTGCAG AAGAAATTCAATTCCTTAACGAGTATGGACGGGCGAACTGAACTCCAAATGCTCTCATTTGAAGCACCTAAAGTTCGACTTCTCCGTTGTTTGTCAATTGAAGGGAATGACGGCATGGAG GTTTTGGATTTTGCGGTGTTCCCTAAGCCAGAATTTGATCTTCCTATATTTTGTGCCAACTTTTTTACAGCTGCTAGCACAAACATAGTTGTATT GGACCTCAATCCCTTGCATGCTGTCACAGATCGGGATGACTACAAGGAGAAGTATTACAGACACTTGATTCCTCTTGGCTTAAAGTATGCTGAG CTTTTACCCTGGGGTGGAAAGATTACCAGTGAATCTTTGAGGTTTTTCTCACCAATAGTAGTATGGACAAAGTTTTCTTCAAGCCAAAACTATTATGATGTTTTATTTTCTGCATTCAAGGATTACTATAAG GCGTGGCTTGAGTTGATGGAGCAAGCAACTGAAGAGATTGATACTTCTGAAATTGTTTCCAACCGTGAGGCACAGCATAGGTATCTCATGTGGAGGGCAGAAAAG GATCCTGGGCATCGACTTCTGAGAAGACTGGTTGGGGAAGCTCTTGCAGAg GAAATACTAAGGAGCTTCCTCTTTAATGGAGTTCAAGAGCTAGGGAGCAAAACATTTTTGGATTACTTTCCTGAGTACAGGAGTGACAACGGGACCATAAACGAGAAGCGAAGCATGATTGGAAAATCGTTTGAAAATCGACCCTGGGATACTGAAGGCAACTTTCTTGGAAACAGTCTTAGATG GATTATGGCAGTCAATTGA
- the LOC113750153 gene encoding phytochromobilin:ferredoxin oxidoreductase, chloroplastic isoform X4 translates to MSLSFPLYLNPSFCSSSIRKSGEGGSSSSRAGSMKEASAVSYKKFIDFALEETKVHTHLAPSPLQKKFNSLTSMDGRTELQMLSFEAPKVRLLRCLSIEGNDGMEVLDFAVFPKPEFDLPIFCANFFTAASTNIVVLDLNPLHAVTDRDDYKEKYYRHLIPLGLKYAELLPWGGKITSESLRFFSPIVVWTKFSSSQNYYDVLFSAFKDYYKAWLELMEQATEEIDTSEIVSNREAQHRYLMWRAEKDPGHRLLRRLVGEALAEEILRSFLFNGVQELGSKTFLDYFPEYRSDNGTINEKRSMIGKSFENRPWDTEGNFLGNSLRWIMAVN, encoded by the exons ATGTCTTTAAGCTTTCCTCTTTACCTGAATCCCAGCTT TTGTAGCAGTAGCATTAGGAAGAGTGGAGAAGgcggcagcagcagcagcagggCTGGGAGTATGAAGGAAGCCTCTGCTGTTTCTTACAAGAAGTTCATTGATTTTGCTCTGGAGGAAACCAAAGTCCATACCCATTTGGCTCCTTCTCCACTGCAG AAGAAATTCAATTCCTTAACGAGTATGGACGGGCGAACTGAACTCCAAATGCTCTCATTTGAAGCACCTAAAGTTCGACTTCTCCGTTGTTTGTCAATTGAAGGGAATGACGGCATGGAG GTTTTGGATTTTGCGGTGTTCCCTAAGCCAGAATTTGATCTTCCTATATTTTGTGCCAACTTTTTTACAGCTGCTAGCACAAACATAGTTGTATT GGACCTCAATCCCTTGCATGCTGTCACAGATCGGGATGACTACAAGGAGAAGTATTACAGACACTTGATTCCTCTTGGCTTAAAGTATGCTGAG CTTTTACCCTGGGGTGGAAAGATTACCAGTGAATCTTTGAGGTTTTTCTCACCAATAGTAGTATGGACAAAGTTTTCTTCAAGCCAAAACTATTATGATGTTTTATTTTCTGCATTCAAGGATTACTATAAG GCGTGGCTTGAGTTGATGGAGCAAGCAACTGAAGAGATTGATACTTCTGAAATTGTTTCCAACCGTGAGGCACAGCATAGGTATCTCATGTGGAGGGCAGAAAAG GATCCTGGGCATCGACTTCTGAGAAGACTGGTTGGGGAAGCTCTTGCAGAg GAAATACTAAGGAGCTTCCTCTTTAATGGAGTTCAAGAGCTAGGGAGCAAAACATTTTTGGATTACTTTCCTGAGTACAGGAGTGACAACGGGACCATAAACGAGAAGCGAAGCATGATTGGAAAATCGTTTGAAAATCGACCCTGGGATACTGAAGGCAACTTTCTTGGAAACAGTCTTAGATG GATTATGGCAGTCAATTGA